A segment of the Acidimicrobiales bacterium genome:
TGCTCTGGACCGGCTACTTCGTGCTCGAAGGCTTCGACTTCGGCGTGGGGATGCTGGCGCCGATCGTCGGCACCGACGACGTCGACCGCCGGGTCGCCATCAACACCATCGGCCCGCTCTGGGACGGCAACGAGGTGTGGGTGATCACCGCGGGCGCAGCCATGTTCGCGGCCTTCCCCGACTGGTACGCCACCATGTTCTCGGGCTTCTACGTCGCCCTGGTGCTGGTGCTGGTGGTGCTGATCCTGCGGGGCGTGGCCTTCGAGTTCCGCAGCAAGTCGCCGAACACGCGGTGGCGGGGCACGTGGGACGTCATCCTCGCGGTCTGCAGCGCCCTCGCCCCGTTCCTGTGGGGCGTGGCCCTGGCCAACCTGGTCCGCGGCGTGCCCATCGACGAGGCCGGCAACTTCACCGGGACGTTCTTCACGCTCCTCAACCCCTACGCCCTGGCCGCGGGCGTCACCCTCACCCTGCTGTGCGCGTTCCACGGGGCGAGCTACCTGGGCCTGCGCACCGACGGCGAGGTGCGGCGGCGGGCCGAGCGGATCGCCCTGCGCCTGGGGCTGCTCACCGCGGTGGTGACCCTGCTGTTCGGCGTGTGGACCCACGTCGTGGCCGGCAGGGGCGTGCTGCCGGGCCCGGCGCCGGTGCTCTCGCTCCTCCTGCTGTTCGCCGCGGCCGTGCTGGTGCGCGACGAGCGCTTCGGCTGGGCCTTCACCGCCACCAGCGTGGCCATCGCCCTCACCGTCGCCACGTTCTTCGTCGACCTGTACCCGAACGTGATGGTCTCCAGCACCGACGAGGCGTACAACCTCACGGTGGCCGGCGCCGCGGCCGGCTCCTACTCGCTCACCGTCATGACGATCGTGGCCGTGGTGTTCCTCCCCGTCGTGCTGCTGTACCAGGGCTGGACGTACTGGGTGTTCCGCGCCCGCGTCACCCGGGCCGACCTCGAGGGGGTGCGCACGCCGCTCGACGCCCTCGACCGGCGCGCACCCGCCGGCGGCGCGCCGGACGGCGGCGGGCCCGACGCGCCCACGTCCGGCGTGTCCCCGTCGCCGGCCGACTGACACCCTCCGCCGTGCGGCCGTTCGACCCGCGGCTGCTCCACCACGCCCGAGCGGCGCGGCTCGCCCTCGCCCTCGACGTCGGGCTCGGGCTGGCGACCACGGTCCTCCTCCTCGCTCAGGCGGTGCTGCTGGCCCGGGTGGTCGCCGGGGCCTTCGCCGGCGAGGCCGTCGCCGACGTGGCACCCGAGCTGTGGGCGCTGCTGGCGGTGGTGGGCGGCCGGAGTCTGTGCACCTGGGGCGTGGCCGTGGCGGGCCGCGCCGCCGCCGGCGCGGTGCTGACGTCCCTGCGTGGCGCGCTGGTGGAGCGGCGCCTGCGCGAGCGGCCGGCGGCGTTGGACGGCGCGGCCAGCGCCGAGGTGGCCGCCGCCGCCGTCCAGGGCGTCGACGCCCTCGAGGCCTACTTCGCCCGCTACCTCCCCCAGCTCGCCCTGGCTCTGCTCGTGCCGCCGGTGGTGCTGGTGCTGACCGCCACGATCGACCTGCAGTCGGCGGTGATCATGCTGCTCACCCTGCCGCTGGTCCCCGTGTTCCTCGTGCTGGTCGGCCGGGCGACCGAGGCGCGGACGAGGGCGAGGTGGGAGGCCCTCGCCCGCCTCTCCACCCACTTCCTGGACGTGGTGACCGGCCTGGCGACCCTGCGGGCCTTCAACCGGGGTGAGGCCCAGACGGAGCGGATCGCCGCCGTCACCGACGAGTACCGCCGGACCACCATGGCCACC
Coding sequences within it:
- the cydB gene encoding cytochrome d ubiquinol oxidase subunit II, which translates into the protein MGLEVFWFVIVALLWTGYFVLEGFDFGVGMLAPIVGTDDVDRRVAINTIGPLWDGNEVWVITAGAAMFAAFPDWYATMFSGFYVALVLVLVVLILRGVAFEFRSKSPNTRWRGTWDVILAVCSALAPFLWGVALANLVRGVPIDEAGNFTGTFFTLLNPYALAAGVTLTLLCAFHGASYLGLRTDGEVRRRAERIALRLGLLTAVVTLLFGVWTHVVAGRGVLPGPAPVLSLLLLFAAAVLVRDERFGWAFTATSVAIALTVATFFVDLYPNVMVSSTDEAYNLTVAGAAAGSYSLTVMTIVAVVFLPVVLLYQGWTYWVFRARVTRADLEGVRTPLDALDRRAPAGGAPDGGGPDAPTSGVSPSPAD